Proteins found in one Coffea eugenioides isolate CCC68of chromosome 5, Ceug_1.0, whole genome shotgun sequence genomic segment:
- the LOC113770715 gene encoding NAC domain-containing protein 72: MGVRETDPLSQLSLPPGFRFYPTDEELLVQYLCRKVAGHDFNLQIIAEIDLYKFDPWDLPSKAIFGEKEWYFFSPRDRKYPNGSRPNRVAGSGYWKATGTDKVITTEGRKVGIKKALVFYVGKAPKGTKTNWIMHEYRLSEPSRKNGSARLDDWVLCRIYKKNSSAGAKPVSGLQSREHSHGSSTSSSSQFDDVLESLPEISDRFFALPRMNSLKNLHQDDQKINIQNLGSGSFDWATLAGLNSLPELGPGSQAQAIPAAAAHGHVNNNVASCNNNDRNNVNAQNDMYVPSFPQAGHVEEEVQSGLRRHRVENSSFFQHNANPLVPHTHSFHNSVDPFGIRYPPTQTGIMGFRP, encoded by the exons atgggtgttCGAGAAACTGACCCGCTTTCACAACTGAGCTTGCCACCTGGGTTTAGATTCTATCCTACAGACGAGGAGCTGTTGGTGCAGTACCTCTGCAGAAAAGTTGCAGGCCATgattttaatcttcaaattataGCAGAGATTGATCTTTACAAGTTTGACCCATGGGATCTTCCGA GTAAGGCAATATTTGGGGAGAAAGAATGGTACTTTTTTAGCCCAAGGGACAGGAAGTACCCGAATGGATCGAGACCCAATAGAGTTGCTGGCTCCGGCTACTGGAAAGCCACTGGAACCGACAAGGTCATCACCACCGAAGGACGTAAAGTTGGGATCAAGAAAGCCCTGGTTTTTTATGTGGGCAAAGCACCTAAAGGCACCAAGACCAATTGGATCATGCATGAATACAGACTCTCCGAGCCTTCAAGGAAAAATGGTAGCGCCAGG TTGGATGATTGGGTGCTATGTCgaatttacaagaaaaattcGAGTGCAGGTGCAAAGCCGGTTTCTGGGCTTCAGAGCAGAGAGCACAGTCATGGCTCATCTACGTCATCCTCATCTCAGTTCGACGATGTTCTCGAGTCGTTGCCGGAGATTAGTGACCGGTTTTTCGCCTTACCAAGAATGAACTCTCTCAAGAATCTCCACCAAGATGATCAGAAAATCAATATTCAAAACTTGGGTTCAGGGAGCTTTGATTGGGCGACCCTCGCCGGACTGAACTCGTTGCCGGAACTCGGTCCCGGAAGCCAAGCTCAAGCTATTCCGGCAGCAGCTGCACATGGACATGTGAACAACAACGTGGCCAGCTGCAATAACAACGATAGGAATAATGTGAATGCCCAGAATGACATGTACGTCCCATCGTTTCCGCAGGCCGGCCACGTGGAGGAGGAAGTACAGAGTGGGCTGAGGAGGCACCGGGTTGAGAATTCGAGTTTCTTTCAGCATAACGCCAACCCTCTTGTGCCTCACACACACAGCTTTCACAACTCGGTGGACCCATTCGGGATCCGGTACCCGCCGACCCAAACCGGGATTATGGGTTTTAGGCCATGA
- the LOC113772119 gene encoding beta-glucosidase 18-like, with product MKITTILSSSCFWLFVLLNSANPCATVFYKGGNEKTEELEDVKRSHFPGGFLFGVATSSYQIEGAILEDGKGLSDWDVFVHKNGNVENGDTGDIATDHYHHYMEDIEMIHSLGVDAYRFSISWPRILPNGKLGDVNAAGIMFYNSIIDNLLVRGIRPFVTIHHGDLPQVLHDRYGGWLSPLIQDDFVHFAETCFKNFGDRVRYWVTINEANLVSEFAYEMGIFPPGHCSPPFGNCSKGNSDTEPLTAMHNMLLAHAKASKLYREQFQPKQGGVIGIVVNAFMYEPLTDDERDKEAANRALAFNVAWNLDPPVFGDYPPEMRRYLRNELPKFTSEERLLIRDSIDFLGLNHYGTLYAKDCARSSCACSGSACVAGGDRAIRGFVSTTEERDGFLIGEPTGLPICYVVPRGMEELVDYVKNRYHNKPIFITENGYSPPQQEDQLDDLLDDKRIEYHKAYLASLARAMRNGADVRGYFIWTLMDDFEWTLGYGVKFGLCSVDRTTLNRTPRSSAEWYRNFLRKSPSSNNNNTERRPTFSFI from the exons ATGAAAATTACCACTATCTTGTCATCTTCCTGCTTTTGGCTCTTCGTATTGCTGAATTCTGCAAATCCTTGTGCAACGGTGTTTTACAAAGGAGGCAATGAAAAAACAGAGGAGCTTGAAGACGTCAAAAGATCACATTTCCCGGGTGGCTTTCTCTTTGGTGTCGCCACTTCTTCATATCAA ATTGAGGGTGCGATTCTCGAAGATGGAAAGGGCCTCAGTGACTGGGATGTTTTTGTGCACAAAAATG GTAATGTAGAGAATGGAGACACTGGAGATATAGCCACTGACCATTACCATCATTACATG GAAGATATAGAGATGATTCATTCTCTGGGGGTGGATGCTTACCGGTTCTCCATTTCCTGGCCAAGAATCCTCCCAA ATGGAAAACTCGGTGATGTTAATGCTGCTGGAATCATGTTTTACAATAGTATAATTGATAACCTTCTGGTCAGAG GAATCCGGCCATTTGTGACGATTCACCATGGTGATCTGCCCCAAGTGCTTCATGACAGATATGGTGGCTGGCTCAGTCCTCTGATTCA GGATGATTTTGTCCATTTTGCTGAaacatgtttcaagaattttggcGATCGGGTGAGGTATTGGGTCACCATCAACGAAGCAAATTTGGTTTCAGAATTTGCCTACGAAATGGGAATATTTCCACCAGGCCACTGCTCCCCTCCTTTTGGCAACTGTTCGAAGGGCAATTCAGATACTGAGCCCCTGACTGCAATGCATAACATGTTACTTGCACATGCCAAGGCTTCGAAACTCTACCGTGAGCAGTTTCAG CCCAAACAGGGTGGTGTAATCGGCATTGTGGTCAACGCATTTATGTACGAGCCATTAACTGATGATGAGCGCGACAAGGAAGCTGCAAATAGGGCTTTGGCTTTTAATGTGGCTTG GAATCTCGATCCTCCAGTGTTTGGTGATTATCCTCCAGAGATGCGTCGCTATCTCAGGAATGAGTTACCCAAATTCACGTCCGAGGAAAGACTGCTCATCAGGGACAGCATCGACTTCCTCGGATTAAACCACTACGGAACTCTTTATGCTAAGGACTGCGCACGATCGAGTTGTGCCTGCTCCGGATCTGCGTGTGTGGCCGGTGGAGACCGTGCCATCCGGGGCTTCGTGTCTACTACTGAAGAGCGTGACGGTTTTTTGATTGGGGAACCA ACAGGGTTGCCAATATGCTATGTTGTACCAAGAGGAATGGAAGAGCTTGTGGATTATGTAAAGAACAGATACCATAACAAGCCTATATTTATTACTGAGAATG GTTATTCTCCACCGCAGCAAGAAGATCAACTTGATGACCTGCTGGATGATAAGCGGATTGAATATCATAAAGCATACCTTGCATCCTTGGCTCGAGCCATGAG AAACGGCGCCGACGTGCGGGGATATTTTATTTGGACATTGATGGATGATTTTGAATGGACGCTTGGCTATGGTGTAAAATTTGGACTTTGCTCCGTGGATCGTACGACGTTGAATCGAACACCTCGATCCTCTGCTGAGTGGTACAGAAATTTCCTCAGGAAATCACCTAGctccaataataataatacggAGCGGAGACCcacattttcatttatttag
- the LOC113771934 gene encoding ABC transporter G family member 9: protein MEQEMADVEAPQPNGSAGQQKRCAAAIFEKANRPVTLKFEDVVYKIKVKKEGWFKKSTESEEKTILKGISGMVLPGEMLAMLGPSGSGKTTLLTALGGRLGGSLSGSITYNGKPFSNVVKRNTGFVTQDDILYSHLTVNETLVFTALLRLPNSLTKEEKVMRAEAVITQLGLTKCKNSIIGSRLVRGVSGGERKRVSIGQEMLINPSFLLLDEPTSGLDSTTAQRIVSTLGELANGGRTVVMTIHQPSSRLFYLFHKVLVLSEGNPIYYGKGMDAMDYFSDVGFTPKFSMNPADFLLDLANGVSVDDSRDDQALIKQTLVSAYKAKLAENLQIELKQTTDNLHSVSEGKQFNRWTTTWWQQFSVLIRRGMKERKHESFSGIKIVQILVVAILCGLLWWQSDPSHLQDQIGLLFFYTGFWGFFPLFNAIFTFPQERLMLEKERASGMYRLSSYFMARTIGDLPMELVLPSVFITITYWMAGLKATAASFLGCWLVLLYAVLVAQGLGLAVGALVLDQKNATILGSVIMLSFILAGGYYVQHVPSFIAWIKYVSIGQYAYKLFIMSQYNPGETYPCAANKTCLVEDFPSIKSIGPHGLFSSVVAMAIMLVGYRLVAYIALMRIGVTRNRLN, encoded by the exons aTGGAACAGGAGATGGCGGACGTAGAGGCACCACAACCAAATGGAAGTGCAGGCCAGCAAAAGCGTTGCGCCGCCGCCATCTTTGAGAAAGCTAATCGTCCGGTTACATTGAAg TTTGAGGACGTGGTGTACAAGATTAAAGTGAAAAAGGAAGGGTGGTTCAAGAAAAGTACTGAATCTGAAGAGAAAACGATATTGAAGGGAATTTCAGGCATGGTATTGCCAGGGGAAATGTTGGCCATGCTAGGACCTTCGGGCAGTGGGAAAACCACGCTTTTAACTGCATTAGGGGGTCGACTTGGTGGATCTCTTAGTGGTAGCATTACTTACAATGGCAAGCCTTTCTCCAATGTCGTGAAGCGAAACACTGGCTTTGTCACACAGGATGATATCTTGTATTCTCATCTCACAGTAAATGAAACTCTAGTTTTCACTGCTCTTCTGCGTTTACCTAATTCTCTTACTAAAGAGGAGAAGGTTATGCGTGCTGAGGCTGTGATTACTCAACTTGGATTAACAAAGTGCAAAAATAGCATAATCGGAAGTCGTCTTGTTAGGGGAGTTTCAGGAGGTGAGCGAAAAAGAGTCAGCATTGGGCAAGAAATGCTTATCAATCCGAGCTTTTTGCTGTTGGATGAGCCCACATCAGGCCTTGATTCCACAACTGCTCAGAGGATCGTGTCGACATTGGGGGAGTTAGCAAATGGAGGGAGGACAGTTGTGATGACAATTCATCAACCTTCCAGCAGGCTTTTCTACCTGTTTCACAAGGTCTTAGTATTATCGGAAGGTAATCCTATATATTATGGGAAGGGCATGGATGCCATGGATTACTTCAGTGATGTTGGATTCACGCCAAAGTTTTCAATGAATCCTGCAGATTTCTTGCTAGATCTTGCAAATG GTGTCTCGGTAGATGATTCACGAGATGATCAAGCTTTGATTAAGCAGACTCTGGTGTCTGCATACAAGGCCAAGTTAGCAGAGAATTTGCAAATAGAACTGAAACAGACTACTGATAACCTACACAGTGTATCAGAAGGAAAGCAGTTCAACCGATGGACAACAACTTGGTGGCAACAATTCTCTGTGTTAATTAGAAGAGGTATGAAGGAAAGAAAGCATGAATCCTTCTCAGGCATCAAGATAGTTCAAATCTTGGTGGTTGCGATCCTATGTGGCTTATTGTGGTGGCAATCTGACCCCAGCCATTTGCAAGACCAG ATTGGCCTTTTGTTCTTCTACACTGGATTCTGGGGATTCTTCCCACTCTTCAATGCAATCTTCACCTTCCCTCAAGAGCGCCTGATGCTCGAGAAGGAAAGGGCGTCGGGCATGTATAGACTTTCATCGTACTTCATGGCAAGGACTATAGGTGATCTTCCCATGGAGTTGGTCCTTCCCTCAGTTTTTATTACCATAACCTATTGGATGGCAGGGCTGAAAGCCACAGCGGCAAGTTTCCTTGGTTGTTGGTTGGTTCTACTATATGCCGTATTAGTTGCTCAAGGTCTAGGACTTGCTGTTGGTGCTTTGGTTTTGGATCAGAAGAATGCAACGATACTCGGGTCCGTCATTATGCTGTCTTTCATTCTTGCTGGTGGGTATTATGTCCAACATGTGCCCAGTTTCATAGCATGGATCAAGTATGTTTCTATAGGCCAGTACGCATACAAGCTCTTCATCATGTCACAGTATAATCCTGGAGAAACCTATCCTTGTGCTGCAAATAAGACCTGTTTGGTTGAAGATTTTCCTTCTATCAAGTCTATAGGACCGCACGGACTATTCTCATCAGTGGTTGCAATGGCTATCATGCTTGTGGGATACAGGCTAGTCGCCTACATTGCACTAATGAGGATTGGAGTTACAAGAAATAGATTGAATTAG